A single window of Gossypium arboreum isolate Shixiya-1 chromosome 13, ASM2569848v2, whole genome shotgun sequence DNA harbors:
- the LOC108461667 gene encoding F-box/kelch-repeat protein At2g44130-like gives MESFEFSTELVPGLPNELGLECLTRLPYTAHRLASGVCHRWRDLFQSPDFHYHRKKLGYTQKVACLVQAFSGGTVNGPKRPGELPSYGISVFESLNRGWYRLPPVPKYPNGLPLFCQLASCEGKLVVMGGWNPVSYDPVADVFIYDFTTQQWRQGKDMPSKRSFFAIGACSGRVYIAGGHDENKNALRTAWVYDLRKDEWGQMGELSKERDECEGVVIGEDEFWVVSGYGTERQGQFDGSADVYGFKSGEWRVAEGIWEPGQCPRSSVGIGKGGKLMNWAELDTAVRVGARGIMLVGRVLVTGSEYQGGPHGFYMVEVKEGQIGKLEKINVPDEFSGFVQSGCFVEI, from the coding sequence ATGGAAAGTTTCGAGTTTTCAACTGAGTTGGTTCCGGGTTTACCCAATGAACTCGGTCTTGAGTGTTTAACTCGGTTACCTTACACAGCTCACAGACTCGCCTCCGGAGTGTGTCACCGATGGCGGGATTTGTTCCAAAGCCCAGATTTTCATTATCACCGCAAAAAATTAGGGTACACCCAGAAAGTCGCTTGCTTGGTTCAAGCCTTTAGTGGTGGAACAGTGAATGGACCTAAAAGACCGGGTGAGTTACCGAGTTATGGAATTTCTGTGTTTGAATCGTTGAATCGGGGCTGGTATAGACTGCCCCCTGTTCCCAAGTACCCAAATGGGTTGCCTTTGTTTTGTCAATTGGCAAGCTGTGAAGGGAAGCTAGTGGTGATGGGCGGGTGGAACCCAGTGAGTTACGACCCGGTTGCTGACGTTTTTATCTATGATTTCACGACTCAGCAATGGAGACAAGGTAAGGATATGCCGTCCAAAAGGTCCTTCTTTGCAATCGGAGCATGTTCAGGTCGGGTCTATATTGCGGGCGGGCATGACGAGAACAAGAACGCGTTGAGAACCGCGTGGGTTTAtgatttgagaaaggatgagtgGGGTCAGATGGGTGAGTTGAGTAAAGAGCGAGACGAGTGTGAAGGTGTGGTGATTGGGGAAGACGAGTTCTGGGTTGTGAGCGGGTACGGGACAGAGAGGCAGGGTCAATTCGATGGGAGTGCTGATGTTTACGGGTTCAAGTCGGGTGAATGGAGGGTGGCCGAAGGGATTTGGGAACCGGGTCAGTGCCCGAGGTCGAGTGTTGGGATCGGTAAAGGCGGGAAATTGATGAACTGGGCAGAGCTGGACACTGCCGTTCGGGTCGGAGCAAGGGGGATTATGCTTGTGGGACGGGTGTTGGTTACCGGGTCGGAGTATCAAGGTGGACCGCATGGATTTTACATGGTGGAAGTCAAGGAAGGGCAAATTGGTAAATTGGAGAAAATCAATGTACCTGATGAGTTTTCTGGGTTTGTCCAGTCAGGCTGCTTTGTGGAAATCTGA
- the LOC108461177 gene encoding uncharacterized protein LOC108461177 has protein sequence MSPLSAALFISILFLLPQLHKVCAASHAAGRTIPTLGTCNNTCGTIPVMFPFGTGFGCGHPYFARYVKCNAGTLQFSTGTGIYTVSSIDYPTSTIVVADPFMSTCSSMQNSGSFSLDRTSPFTLTGSNIFVLLGCSTTSPVFDPSEDLCDTGSGSRVCSGLYSCKGVTGIGLPQNAPTSTCCVYDSLMGIRSGYSLDLPKLQCSSYTSIYEFGDEGDPMKWKFGISLLYNDSYYTPACKDCETSGGLCGFSVLDESFSCICRDGVNTTTNCFGHGYTWSGAWEPKIQTKTSIGVFLLWWIYLLV, from the exons ATGTCACCTTTATCAGCTGCTCTCTTCATCAGCATTCTGTtcttgcttcctcaactccataaAGTTTGTGCTGCCAGCCATGCTGCTGGCCGCACCATACCGACCCTCGGTACATGTAACAACACTTGTGGTACAATCCCGGTTATGTTTCCCTTTGGCACTGGATTTGGGTGTGGCCACCCTTACTTTGCTAGATATGTAAAATGCAATGCTGGTACTCTACAGTTCTCAACTGGCACTGGCATTTACACTGTTTCTTCCATCGACTACCCAACCAGCACTATTGTTGTTGCAGATCCTTTCATGTCAACTTGCTCTTCAATGCAGAATTCTGGAAGTTTTAGCTTGGATCGAACGAGCCCGTTCACACTAACAGGTTCCAATATCTTTGTCCTGCTTGGTTGCTCAACTACATCTCCAGTGTTTGATCCAAGTGAGGATTTGTGTGATACCGGATCAGGTTCTCGTGTTTGCAGCGGTTTGTATTCTTGCAAAGGGGTAACTGGAATTGGGTTGCCACAAAATGCACCTACATCTACCTGTTGTGTTTATGACTCCTTGATGGGAATACGATCAGGCTATTCTTTGGATCTCCCAAAACTTCAGTGCTCATCGTACACATCGATATACGAGTTTGGAGATGAAGGGGATCCCATGAAATGGAAATTTGGGATTTCTTTGCTGTATAATGATTCATACTACACTCCTGCATGCAAGGACTGTGAAACCAGTGGAGGCTTGTGTGGCTTTTCTGTTCTGGATGAGTCATTCTCTTGCATTTGCCGAGATGGTGTGAACACTACCACAAATTGCTTTGGCCATG GGTACACCTGGAGTGGGGCATGGGAACCCAAAATTCAAACCAAGACTAGTATTGGAG TGTTTTTGCTGTGGTGGATTTATCTTCTAGTTTGA
- the LOC108462137 gene encoding pentatricopeptide repeat-containing protein At1g69290 translates to MQCLQIYGKMWRKAVCSIPPYRPFSSSSATDIQTLYSFLQPSIFALKTNEQSKQPQDSTNSQTKTLTEEQKTTLQTTLEKSLLTHNTDEAWKSFKALTTCCTVPNMPLTNSLITHLSSLQDTQNLKRAFASVVFVIEKDPKLLSFETVTTLLNSMNCANTAAPAFALIKCMFRNRYFVPFGLWGNMLVDVSRKSGSLIAFLRVFEECCRIAIDEKLNYMKPDLAACNAALECCCCELESVSDAEKVVATMSVLGVRPDESSFGFLSYLFALKGLEKKIDELEKLMVEFGFSNKRVFFNSLIGAYVKSGKIDSVSTTVLRSLREGNGKEWIFSDETHCEVVKGYLQNGAMKSLASLIIEAQKLESPMLEVDKSIGYGIISACINLGLADKAHSILDEMNAQSGSVGLGVYVPILKAYSKEHRTAEATQLVMDIGNSGLQLDAGMYDMLVEASMTSQDFQSAFTLFRDMRDARILDLKGSYLTIMTGLMENQRPELMAAFLDEVVEDPRIEVKTHDWNSIIHAFCKAGRLEDARRTFRRMTFLQFEPNDQTYLSLINGFVTAEKYFSVLMLWNEIKRKISGGKEKGINFDHNLVDAFLYALVKGGFFDAVMQVVEKSQEMKIFVDKWRYKQAFMEKHKKLKVSKLRRRSFRKMEALIAFKNWAGLNA, encoded by the coding sequence ATGCAGTGTTTACAGATTTACGGTAAAATGTGGAGAAAAGCAGTGTGTTCAATCCCACCCTATAGACCTTTCTCTTCTTCCTCCGCCACTGATATCCAAACTCTTTACTCTTTCCTTCAACCTTCAATTTTTGCATTAAAAACAAACGAGCAATCAAAACAACCTCAGGACTCCACCAATTCCCAAACCAAAACCCTAACCGAAGAACAAAAAACCACTCTACAAACCACCCTTGAGAAATCCCTTCTCACCCACAACACTGATGAAGCCTGGAAGTCCTTCAAGGCCCTCACCACCTGCTGCACTGTTCCCAATATGCCCCTCACTAACTCCCTTATTACCCACTTGTCTTCCTTGCAAGACACCCAAAATCTCAAAAGGGCATTTGCCTCTGTGGTTTTTGTCATTGAAAAGGACCCAAAGTTGCTGTCTTTTGAAACTGTGACTACCCTTTTGAATTCCATGAATTGTGCCAACACCGCCGCCCCTGCTTTTGCTCTTATAAAATGCATGTTCAGAAACAGGTACTTTGTCCCTTTTGGGTTATGGGGTAATATGCTTGTTGATGTCAGTAGGAAAAGTGGTAGCCTTATTGCATTTTTAAGAGTTTTTGAGGAATGTTGTAGGATTGCTATTGATGAAAAGTTGAATTATATGAAACCTGATTTGGCTGCTTGTAATGCTGCTCTAGAGTGTTGCTGTTGTGAGCTTGAATCAGTTTCGGATGCTGAAAAAGTAGTGGCAACTATGTCTGTCTTAGGTGTCCGGCCCGATGAATCAAGTTTTGGTTTCCTTTcttatttgtttgcattgaaaGGGCTTGAAAAGAAGATAGATGAgttagaaaaattgatggttgaGTTTGGTTTTTCAAATAAACGGGTGTTTTTTAATAGCTTGATTGGTGCGTATGTCAAGTCGGGCAAAATAgactcagtttcaaccacggttttGCGTAGTTTGAGAGAAGGTAATGGGAAAGAGTGGATTTTCAGTGATGAAACTCACTGTGAAGTGGTTAAAGGGTATCTTCAAAATGGGGCTATGAAGAGTTTAGCTAGTTTGATCATTGAAGCTCAAAAGTTGGAGTCTCCCATGCTTGAGGTTGACAAGTCTATTGGATATGGCATCATTAGCGCCTGTATTAATCTTGGTTTAGCAGATAAGGCACACAGCATTCTTGATGAAATGAATGCTCAGAGCGGTTCCGTGGGGCTTGGTGTTTATGTGCCTATCTTAAAGGCTTACAGCAAGGAGCATAGAACTGCCGAAGCTACTCAATTAGTTATGGATATTGGTAATTCAGGGCTTCAGTTGGATGCAGGAATGTATGACATGCTAGTTGAAGCGTCCATGACGAGTCAGGATTTTCAGTCTGCTTTTACATTGTTTAGGGATATGAGAGATGCAAGAATACTTGACTTGAAAGGGAGTTATCTTACTATCATGACAGGTCTGATGGAGAATCAAAGACCTGAGTTGATGGCTGCATTTCTAGATGAAGTTGTTGAAGACCCTCGCATAGAAGTTAAAACTCATGACTGGAACTCAATTATTCATGCTTTCTGTAAAGCTGGGCGGTTGGAAGATGCTAGGAGGACTTTCAGAAGGATGACTTTCCTGCAGTTTGAGCCAAATGATCAAACATATTTGTCCCTGATTAATGGTTTTGTGACTGCGGAGAAATATTTCAGTGTTTTGATGCTATGGAATGAAATTAAACGGAAAATTTCAGGTGGCAAAGAGAAAGGCATCAATTTTGATCACAACTTAGTTGATGCATTCTTATATGCTCTTGTTAAAGGGGGTTTCTTTGATGCAGTGATGCAAGTCGTTGAGAAGTCACAAGAGATGAAAATTTTTGTGGATAAATGGAGGTACAAACAAGCATTCATGGAGAAGCATAAGAAGCTTAAAGTGTCGAAGTTGAGGAGAAGGAGCTTCAGGAAAATGGAGGCACTTATCGCTTTCAAGAATTGGGCTGGTTTGAATGCATGA